Proteins from one Methanobrevibacter thaueri genomic window:
- the ileS gene encoding isoleucine--tRNA ligase gives MPIKEADKSYDHDKIEKKVQKFWKEEETFKKVNELREKGPRYSFLDGPPYCSGKIHLGTAWNKIIKDSYLRYKSMNGFSLRRQAGWDMHGLPIENKVEHLMGIQSKQEIEDDIGIDKFVDKCREFAIENKIAMEQEFDQLGVWMDWDDPYMTLDPKYMESSWWMLKRANEQDLLLNDQRVISWCPHCGTALAAAEIEYEEKVDPSIYIKFPVQGEENTYFLVWTTTPWTLPANLAICVNPEFDYVYVLKDGETYIIAENLMEDVLGKRIKIHRTKIPAESEDGEDKIIEEEEVMYEIIKTVKGEELVGLAYDYILADEIPKQMEFDAEIEKVHTILPGDHVELGEGTGLVHTAPGHGPDDFEVGHANGLPIFCPVGEDGCFTEEAGKYDGKFTKDENQQIIEDLQAKNLMYHVETIEHRYGVCWRCKTPIIYRATKQWFLKVTDIKQKMLDEIGKVEWVPKWAGEGRFYDWVDNARDWTISRQRYWGIPIPIWECPDCGELKVIGSLAELKEESLNEINVSDSELIHRPYVDEVEVKCDKCGQTIKRIPDVLDVWIDSGVAGWASLYYPEEKEKFEDWFPYDFITEGHDQTRGWFYSQLGTGVIAMGQSPYQKVLMHGFVLDENGNKMSKSLGNVVAPEEVIEKYGADVLRFYLLWASKPWDDLKFVWEELLNINKMFNILWNVYVFSTTYMSLDNFNPIGLSEDDMILRSEDKWIISKANTLIKEVAEDLDKLFFHNATRKINNFILEDLSRWYVRLIRGRTWVESDDPDKLGAYYSLYTALVKLITVLCPIAPHVSEEIYENLVKGVNPEAPESIHMLDWGYDEDEIDTELEAKMDVAREVIEASIRARDMAQYKLRWPVSDITVVSEDEDVLKAIEELTDIIKDQSNTKDVICASEFEKLSYNAKPNLKILGPKLKGDMGKVVKGLKSADGNEIKAELEANGTVTIEGIELNSEEVLFDSELPDDFVSSEFEGGNVFVNTNITLEIRQEAMARELIRRVQDMRKDLDLDVEANINVDVETSAEFKDLIVPQSEFISHEIRAKSLIITDSEECSKDSKDYTKEWDIEGEKVIISIKN, from the coding sequence ATGCCAATAAAAGAGGCAGATAAATCATACGATCACGATAAAATAGAAAAGAAGGTTCAAAAATTCTGGAAAGAAGAGGAAACCTTCAAAAAGGTAAATGAACTTAGAGAAAAAGGCCCTAGATATTCATTTTTAGATGGCCCACCATACTGTAGTGGTAAAATCCACTTGGGAACCGCATGGAACAAAATCATCAAGGATTCCTACTTGAGATACAAGTCCATGAACGGATTCAGCCTAAGAAGACAGGCAGGATGGGACATGCACGGACTTCCGATTGAAAACAAGGTCGAACATCTTATGGGAATCCAGTCCAAACAGGAAATCGAGGACGACATCGGTATCGACAAGTTCGTCGACAAATGCCGCGAATTCGCCATTGAAAACAAGATAGCAATGGAACAGGAATTCGACCAGTTGGGCGTTTGGATGGATTGGGACGACCCTTACATGACCCTTGACCCTAAATATATGGAATCCTCCTGGTGGATGCTCAAGAGGGCAAACGAGCAGGACTTGCTCTTAAATGACCAGAGGGTCATCAGCTGGTGTCCACACTGTGGTACAGCTCTTGCTGCAGCTGAAATCGAATACGAAGAGAAGGTAGACCCTTCAATCTACATAAAATTCCCTGTCCAAGGGGAGGAAAATACATATTTCCTTGTCTGGACAACAACTCCATGGACATTGCCTGCAAACCTTGCAATCTGTGTAAACCCAGAATTTGATTATGTTTATGTTTTAAAAGATGGTGAAACCTACATCATAGCCGAAAACCTCATGGAAGACGTTTTAGGCAAAAGAATAAAGATTCACAGAACCAAAATACCTGCAGAATCCGAAGATGGGGAAGACAAAATCATCGAAGAGGAAGAGGTAATGTATGAAATCATAAAAACCGTCAAAGGAGAAGAACTCGTCGGTTTGGCTTATGATTATATCTTAGCGGATGAAATTCCAAAGCAAATGGAATTCGACGCAGAAATAGAAAAGGTCCACACAATCCTTCCTGGAGACCACGTGGAGCTTGGAGAAGGTACAGGTCTTGTACACACAGCACCGGGACACGGTCCGGACGACTTTGAAGTCGGTCATGCAAACGGCTTGCCAATATTTTGTCCGGTTGGCGAAGACGGATGCTTCACTGAAGAAGCAGGAAAATATGACGGCAAGTTCACAAAAGATGAAAACCAACAAATCATCGAGGATTTACAAGCTAAAAACTTAATGTACCATGTTGAAACCATTGAGCACAGGTACGGTGTGTGCTGGAGATGCAAAACCCCTATCATCTACCGTGCAACCAAACAATGGTTCCTTAAGGTAACCGATATCAAACAGAAAATGCTTGATGAAATCGGAAAGGTCGAATGGGTACCTAAATGGGCCGGAGAAGGCAGATTCTACGATTGGGTGGACAATGCACGTGACTGGACAATCTCAAGGCAAAGATACTGGGGTATACCAATACCTATCTGGGAATGTCCTGACTGCGGAGAATTGAAGGTAATAGGCTCTTTAGCTGAATTGAAGGAAGAGTCACTTAATGAAATCAACGTATCTGATTCAGAACTCATCCACAGGCCATATGTAGACGAAGTTGAAGTCAAATGTGACAAATGTGGCCAGACCATAAAAAGAATTCCGGATGTATTGGACGTATGGATCGACTCCGGAGTTGCAGGATGGGCTTCACTATACTACCCTGAAGAGAAGGAGAAATTCGAAGACTGGTTCCCTTATGACTTCATCACTGAAGGACACGACCAGACCAGAGGATGGTTCTACTCACAGCTCGGTACCGGAGTGATTGCAATGGGCCAAAGCCCATACCAGAAAGTACTGATGCACGGATTCGTTCTTGATGAGAACGGAAACAAGATGTCCAAGTCATTGGGTAACGTTGTCGCTCCTGAAGAGGTAATCGAAAAGTACGGAGCGGACGTATTGAGATTCTACCTGTTATGGGCTTCAAAGCCATGGGACGACCTCAAGTTCGTATGGGAAGAATTATTAAACATCAACAAGATGTTCAACATCCTATGGAACGTTTACGTATTCTCAACAACCTACATGTCTTTAGACAACTTCAATCCGATTGGACTTAGCGAAGACGACATGATCTTGCGCTCTGAAGATAAATGGATTATCTCCAAAGCCAACACTCTAATCAAAGAAGTTGCAGAAGATCTCGATAAGCTATTCTTCCACAATGCAACAAGAAAAATCAACAATTTCATACTTGAAGACTTGAGCCGCTGGTATGTAAGGCTCATCCGTGGAAGGACATGGGTTGAAAGCGACGACCCTGACAAATTAGGCGCATACTACAGCCTGTACACAGCGCTTGTCAAGTTAATCACAGTATTATGTCCAATAGCCCCTCACGTATCCGAGGAAATCTATGAAAACCTTGTCAAAGGAGTAAATCCTGAGGCTCCAGAGAGCATTCACATGCTTGACTGGGGATATGACGAGGATGAGATAGACACAGAACTCGAAGCCAAGATGGATGTTGCACGTGAAGTCATCGAGGCATCAATAAGGGCAAGGGACATGGCACAATACAAGCTCAGATGGCCGGTATCAGACATCACAGTCGTATCTGAAGACGAGGATGTCCTCAAGGCAATCGAAGAGCTTACAGACATCATTAAAGACCAGTCAAATACCAAGGATGTCATCTGTGCCAGCGAATTTGAAAAATTATCATATAACGCAAAGCCTAACCTCAAGATTTTAGGACCTAAGCTCAAAGGCGACATGGGCAAAGTAGTCAAAGGCCTGAAATCAGCTGACGGTAATGAAATCAAAGCAGAACTTGAAGCGAACGGTACCGTAACAATCGAAGGAATCGAATTGAACTCAGAAGAGGTATTGTTTGATTCAGAGCTTCCGGACGATTTCGTATCATCAGAGTTTGAAGGCGGAAACGTATTCGTGAATACCAACATCACACTGGAAATCAGACAGGAAGCTATGGCCCGTGAACTCATCAGAAGGGTTCAGGACATGAGGAAGGACCTTGACCTTGATGTCGAAGCTAACATCAACGTGGATGTGGAGACATCCGCCGAATTCAAGGACCTTATCGTGCCTCAATCAGAATTCATATCACATGAAATCAGGGCCAAAAGCCTGATTATCACTGATAGCGAAGAATGCAGTAAAGATTCTAAAGATTATACCAAAGAATGGGATATTGAAGGAGAAAAGGTAATTATCTCCATTAAAAACTAA